The Herpetosiphonaceae bacterium genome contains the following window.
AGGAAAGCCAGTACGCCAAAATCGTCCAGCTCGTGCGAAAGGCACAGGAGGAAAAACCGGCGATTCAGCGCCTCGCCGACCGATACGCGGTCTGGTTTACGCCGCTGACCCTGGCGATGTGCGGCGTCGCCTGGGCGCTGACCGGCGATCCCCGCACGATTCTATCGGTATTGGTCGTCGCCACGCCCTGCCCGCTGATCCTGGCGACACCGATCGCGATCATCGGCGGCATTAACCGCGCGGCAGAGGCCGGGATCATCGTCAAGGGCGGCGTGGCGATCGAGCAGATCGGCCAGGCGCGAACAGTCGTCTTCGACAAAACCGGCACGCTCACCTATGGCACGCCGGTCATCGAGCGCGTGGTACCCTTCAACGGCGTAGCGCCGGATGGGCTGCTCTACAAGGCGGGCAGCGTCGAACAGCTCTCGTCGCATGTGCTGGGGCGGATACTGGCGCAGACCGCGCAGGAGCAGTGCGGGTCGCTGGCACTGCCGACCAACTTCCGCGAGACGCCGGGGCGCGGCGTGGAGGGCGAGATCGAAGGGCAGCACGTGATGGTCGGTTCGCCGCGCTTTCTGGCGGAGCGGCTGGGTACTGGCGAGCTTCGAGCGAGCGATAAGGCGGGTTTCGGTCATGGCCTGACCGCGCTGATCGCGATCGACCGGCAGCCAGCGGGCGCGATCCAGTTCAACGATCAGATCCGGCCCGGCGTTCCCGAATTGATGCATCGGCTGCGCGAGCTGGGCGTGCGGCGCACCGTGATGCTGACCGGCGATCACGTTGAGAACGCCGAGGTCATCGCGCGCGCGGCGGGCATCGATCAGAGCCAGGCGAACCTGCTGCCTCAGGATAAGGTCGCGGCGCTCGAAGCGCTCAAGCAGCGCAGCGCGCTGATTGTGATGGTCGGCGACGGCATCAACGACGCGCCCGCGCTGGCGACAGCGACCGTCGGCGTGGCGCTGGGCGCGCACGGCACGGGCATCTCCGCCGAAGCCGCCGACATCGTGCTGCTGGTCGATGACGTGACCAAGGTCGGCGATGCGGTTGCGATCGGGCAGCGCATGCTGCGGATCGCCAAACAAAGCATCTACGTCGGGCTTGGCCTGAGCTTTGCCTGCATGGTCGTCGCCAGCTTTGGGCTGATCCCGCCGACCATCGGCGCGCTGCTGCAAGAGGCGATCGATGTCGCGGTGATCTTGAACGCGCTGCGGGCGCGCTAGAACAGGCTAGCGGCTACGGGTAACGCCGACGCGGGCACAGTACGCCGCGACCGGACAGATGCTACAGCGGGGCGATGTCGGATGGCAGATGTTCTGGCCGAGCGTCACGAGCAGGCCATTGATCGCCGTCCAGTGCTCAGGCGGCAGCGTGTCGCGCAGCGCGAACTCTGTCTCCTCCGGTGTTTTGGTCTGGATATAGCCCCAGCGATTGGTGATCCGATGCACATGCGTGTCCACGCAGATGCCCGGCAGATCGAAGCCCATCGTCAGCACCAGATTGGCCGTCTTACGGCCCACGCCCGGCAGCGCCAGCAGAGCATCCAGATCGGCGGGCACCTTGCCGCCGTGGTGCGCCAGCAGCAGCGCGCAGACCTCGCGGATCGAGCGGGCCTTGGTGCGATAAAAGCCCACGGGATAGATCAGCTCGGCGATCTGCTCCTCGCGCAGCGCCAGCATCGTCTCCGGCGTATCGGCGGCGGCGAAGAGACGCGGCGCGACGACCGCCGTCAGCGTGTCCTTGGTGCGTAAGCTGAGGATCGTCGCGATCAGGATGCGAAAGGGCGTCTGGCTATTGGCGTTCGTCCCATCGATCAGCGGCGCGGGATAGTCGGGCATGGTCGCATGAAGCGCCTGCATGGCCGCGTGAATATCAAAATCGGATCTGTGCATGCCTCTGATTGTACCAGCCGCCCGCGCCCGATGGGACAGTCGCGGCACGTGCGGGCGCCGACAGATCGCTCCAGAGCAGGTGCCAGTCGCCTTTTTGCGCCACCGAGTCGTTGACCCAGATCAGGTAGTGCCCGGCGGTGAAGGCCCTGCCGCCGCCCTGATCGAGCGCCTCGACGCGGCCTGTGTCGGGATGATACAGCTCGATCCGCTCGTTGCGCGAAGAGATCCAGGTAACGCCCTTGCCGCCGATGCTCGGCATATCGTAGCCCAGCGGGACGGGGCTGGCGTTGGGATCGGCCTTCGCAACCTCTTTGCCGGAGCCGGTCGTGAGATCGTGGAGATACACGCTGCCGTAGGCAAAGCGCGTCGCCGTGGTTTTCCAGACGACGTAGCGATCGTGGACCTGCGGCATCGAGGCGCGGCCGTTGGTCGAGAGCGCTTGCAGCTTGTCGGATGCGAGATCATAGGCATAGACGTTGCTGGTGACATTCGCCATATCGCTGGTATCGACCTGGCTCCAAACAATCGTCGCGCCGTCGAAATCGATCTGATCGACGACGAACGCAGGCTCCAGCGTGGTCAGCGCGCGATTGGTCCGCGCTTCGAGATCGAAAAGCATCACCGTCTCGACTCGTCGCTTATCTGCCGTCTCGGCCTCATCCACCCAGACGATCTGCGAGCCGGAGATTGCGAAGGCCAGCCCCACCGGATTGCCGGTTGTGCCCGCGCTGATCGTGCCAGCCTGAACCTTCTCCTTCGTCACGGTGTTGATCGCCATGACGCGCTGCGGAGTATCCAGGCGGCTATACACGGCCCACGCGCCATTGCCAGCGACGCTGCCTAGCCTCGCGTTGTCGGCGCGAGGATCGACCAGGAATGTCTCGCTGCCGGTCGCGGGATCGATCATGCAGACTCCCGTCGCCTCGCTCTGCTTCTGCACGCCACACGAGAGATAGATCCGACCATCGTCGGCAACCACTACGCCGGAGTAGCCGGTCGTCGGCTTTAGCGCCAGGGTGCGATAGGGCTTGCCGCTGACGGGAATGACATTCAGCGGCTGCTGCCCAGGCGACACGCTATCGGCGCTGACAGCGCTGGTGGTGGGCGAGGTCACGGCAGCTTTGGGCACCGGCGGGTTAGCTGCGGTACAGCCGCCGAAGAGCATCGCCACGAGGAAACCGGCAAGCGCGGAGCGCAGCATGGTTGTAGGCATCATAGAGTTTTTCTTCTAATGCTCAGTAAAAAGGAAAACCAGGGAAGAGCCAGCGACTCCTCCCTGGCGCACACATCTGGAGACTACCAGATCAGGTTGTAGCGGGCGGTGGTGCAGCTTCCGCTGCCATCCTTGTAGTAGATCGCATCGGCAAAGTTGTTGGTATTTGCCCAGTGCTGATCGGCAGGATTGTACCAGCTATCGCGGTAGTAGATCCTGGCCGAGGCGTCCGTGCCGTTGTAGACGCCGTCGTAGCCGTTGATCGTCAGATAGTGGCCGACGCTGGTGCTGCCGCCGCACCAGCCGGGGAGGCAGTAGGGCGTGCCGTCCGGCGGGTTCGGGTTGACCAGCGCGATCAGCGGCATGCGATAGGTGCCGACCGTGTTCTTGGTCTTGGCTTCCAGATCCTTCGCCGCCCAGTACAGCGAGTCGTGGTTGAGGCGAATGGCCTCGTAGAAGCCGGCCCAGGGCAGGCCGGGCGTGCGCGCGTTGAGCGTATCGCGGATCGGGAGCAGACACGTGCCGTAGGGATTGCTGCATCCGACGTTGCCGGGATTCTCCCACGAGCGGATCTGGTCGAGCGAGTAGCCGTACTGGCCCTTGTAGTAGAAGACCGACTGTGTGGCAGCCTGCGCGCAGTACGCGCCGCAGGGATGCTGGCTCACGCCCGGCACCGACAGAACAACGGCCTGAGCGGTGACATCGCCGCGCGCCTTGCGGGCCTCGGCCTCGCGCATCTTGCGCTCGTGCGAGCGCTGCTGCTCCTTCTCGTACAGGTCTGGCGTGATCAGGCCCTCGGGAACAATATTGTTGACTTCGCTGGGCTTGTCGGGGCCACCGCCTGCGAATGCAGCGCGTGGAAGGCTGGCGAGCGCGATCATCATGACCAACAGGGCAAGCATGCTGAGCCGTTTAGAAAACATACCAAGTCTCCCCAATGAAGATGTCCGATCCCGATGCGCGAGCGTAGGTGGCGGTTCCCAGCCGATGCTCCGGCATCGCACCTCCTTGGTAGCGCAATCCAGGCGAACAGGCCGACAAGCTGGCTGGGAATGGTTGGGCACAAACTAAAGGCTGCCGGTAGGGGGGACTACGACAGGGCAAAAGGTTAAATTTGGTTTACCAGTAGCCTAGCATTATCGTCTGCGGCTGTCACTGTCATTCAAGGCAATGTTATTTGCCACTTTTGGCAATCTACGAAAGAACAAGCGAACAAGGGAACAACCAAAGGCGTATCCCTTGTTCGCCTGTTCCCTGCTCTGCGGCTTAGCGCTTATCGAGGCCGTGATGAATGGCCCAGGCCAGCGCCTCGCTGCGACCCGACACGTGCAGCTTGTCGTAGATGTTGCGCAGGTAGTAGCGTACCGTGCGCTCGCTCATGTCGAGCGCCAGAGCGATCTCGTGGTTGCTCTTGGCCTGCGCCAGCACCCGCAGCACCTCCAGCTCACGGGCGGAGAGTGCCAGTGTGGGCGATGTCGCGGCGGAGAGGGTATGATCCACCACACCGGCGGCGATAGCGGGGCTCAAGCTGCGCTCGCCGTGGGCCACGCTGCGCACGGCGGCTGAGATCATCTCCGGATCTTCGTCTTTGAGCAGATAGCCGGTGACGCCAATATTTAATAGCGCCAGCACCGCCTCGATCTCGCTGTGCGCCGTCAAGATCAAGATGCGCGGCGGAGAGGGCAGCGCGCGCGTCTGACGGACCACATCGACCGTGCGCAGCCCCGGCATGCTCAAGTCCAGCACAAGCACCTGCGGCTGGAGCGTCCGGGCAAGATGAAGGGCCATATCTCCATTCTCAGCCGCGCCAAGCACCTGGATATCCGGCTGTCGCGACAGCTCGTACACGATTCCAGAGCGGACGACCGGATGATCGTCGGCGACGACCACGCTGATGCGCTGCTGGCTCATTTCGGGGCCTTTTGCGGCTACCACAGCCATATAAGTTTCCTCTCCGGGGTGCAAGCAGAAGCGATACTCCGAGACAGGACCGGAAGCCTACGAACGCACACAAGAACACCTGGGCCGCGATCGCCCTGACTGAGCCTGGAAGGCAGATCCGCTATTTTTCAGCGCCATTATACCGCTCTGCCGAAAGCTTGCCCACCGACCGCGCCTGCCGGTCGAGTTGCTCGCCTATGCTATGCTAGCGCCACATCCGAACGCCCACATCGTTTGCTGGCAATGGAAGGAGGAACCATTATGGTTTCACGTCTGACCACGCTGATCTGCGGACTCCTGATGCTCGTACTCGCCGCCTGCGGCACGCCCGCAGGCGAAACCTCAACCGGAACGACCGCCAGCCCCGCCGCCGCAACCAGCAGCGCGGCCACCCAGACGACAGCCACACAGAGCGCTACAACTGCCCCAGCCGCAGGCGCGGCAGGCCAAGGCCCATGCACGCCCGAAGCCGCAAGCGCGCCCGCGCCCGACCCGCCGATCCTGGTGATCGGCACGGGCAACACCGGCGGCGTGTTCTTCCCCTACGGCGGCGGTATCGCCCGCGTGCTCACGGCCAAGCTGCCCAAGGCGCAGGTGACGGTCGAGGAGACTGGCGGCTCGGTCGATAACATGAAGCTGATCAAGGCGGGCGATGCCGACCTCGGCCTATCTACGGTGGACTCGGCCTACGATGCGCTGCTCGGCCAGGGCGCGTACACCGACACCGGCCCGATCCCGGCGTGTACGCTGATCGTGCTCTACCAGAGCTTCGTGCATGTCGTGGCGCGCGACGGCACCGGGATCAGCACCGTAGAAGACATGAAGGGCAAGACCGTATCGGTCGGCTCGGCGGGCAGCAGCACCGAAGGCGCAGCCGACCGCATTCTGGAGGCTGCCGGGCTCAATCCCAAGGGCGACATCACCCGCGAAAACCTCAGCGTCGCCGACTCCGTTGCGGCGATGAAGGACGGCAAGATCGATGCGTTCTTCTGGATCGGCGGCCTGCCCACGGGCGCGGTAACGGACCTGGTGAACACGCCCAACGTCAAGGTCGCGTTCATTCCCACCGAGCAATATGTCAAGTCGCTGACCGACAAGTACGGCCCAGTCTATACCAGCTTCGCGCTGCCCGCAGGCACCTACGCGGGCTTCGATCAGGACGTGCCCGGCATCGGCATCGGCAACATTTTGTTCGCCAACGCCAGCATGAACGAGCAGCTCGCGTACGACATCGTCAAGACGCTCTTCGACAACCTGGCCGACGTGCAGACCAGCCATCCCGAAGCGAAGAAGCTGGCGCTGGAGGCTGCGGCGGTCGGCTCGTCGATCCCGCTGCATCCCGGCGCGATCAAGTTCTATCAGGAGAAAGGTGTGTACAAGCCGTAGCGCTCAGGTCGCCGCCCGCGCCGTTGGTTGGGCACGCCTGAGACGAGATGCCGCAGCGCCTCGCAGGGCGTGCCCCGCCCGGCAGAAGCCCCCGATTTGAGCCTGGAAGGATGCGCCTCCATGACAAAGGTCTATGATCCTGCTGCGTCCGATCCCGCCGATGTGATCGAGCCGATCAGCGAAGAAAAGGTAAGCCAGATCATCGAAGAGTTCGAGAGCGAGTCACAGACGCGCCAGATCGGCGGGGCGTGGCGTGTGCTGGCCGGAATTTTGGCGGCGGGGCTGTCGGTCTATGCGCTCTACTGGACCCAGTTCAACATTACCACGCAGGTCTATCGCGCCAGCTTCTTGATGCTCGCGCTGGTGCTCTCGTTCATCTTCTACCCGACCTTCAAGCGCGCGCCCAGAGGCTTTGCCGTGCTCGACGGCGTGCTGGCGCTGCTGGCAGTAGCAAGCCTGACCTTTTTGATCCTGAACTACGAGGCGGCGCTCCAGCGCACGGTCAATCCCACGCCGATGGAGATCTGGATGGGCGGCATCCTGATCCTGCTGGTTCTTGAGGCGACGCGCCGCACCACGGGCTGGATCTTGCCCGCGACGGCGATCATCTTTCTGCTGTACGCCTACTTCGGCAGATCGTTTCCGCCGCCGTTCCAGCATCGCGGCCAGACGATCGCGCGGATCATCGGCAAGAACTACCTGACGCTTGAGGGCGTCTTCGGCGTGCCGCTCGACGTGGCGGCAACCTTTATCGTGCTCTTCACGATCTACGGCGCGGTGCTTGAGTACAGCGGCGCCGGCAAATTCTTCCTCGACTGGTCGTTTGCGGCGCTCGGTAAGTCGCGCAGCGGCGCAGGGCCGGGACGCACGGTGACAGCCGCCGGATTTTTGCTCGGCACGGTTTCCGGCAGCGGCGTGGCAACCACGGTAACGCTCGGCTCGCTGGCGTGGCCGATGCTGCGCAAGGCGGGCTACGACCGCAACACGGCGGGCGGCATCCTCTCGGCGGCAGGCATCGGCGCGCTGCTCTCACCGCCGACGCTGGGCGCGGCAGCCTTTCTGATCGCGGAGTATCTCGAAGTCTCCTACCTGCGCGTGCTGATCTTCGCGACGATCCCGACGGTGCTGTACTATCTCTCGTGTCTGCTGATGATCGAGGCCGACTCGCGGCGGATGCATACGCAGCCGGTGCCGTTCGAGTCGCTGTCGCTGTGGGAGCTGACGCGCAAGTACGGCTACCATTTCAGCTCGCTCTTTACGATCGTGGTGCTAATGGCGATCGGCATGACGCCGTTTATGGCGGTCTTCTGGTCGATCGTGGTCGCGTTTGCGCTGAGCTTTTTGCAGCCGGAGACGCGCCTGACGTCGCTGCGGGCGCTGGCGGCGGGCGGCGCGGTGGCAGCGGCGCTGTACCTGCTTCAGATGTTCGGCGCGCTGCCGCTGCTGGGCGTGCCCGCGCAGCGCCTCTCGACGGTTGCCTTTTGGGGCGTGATCGCGGCGGCGGTCGTCTCGACGCTTCAGGTGATTCGCTCGCGGCTCAGCCGCAGGGATGCGCTGGAGACGAGCGTGGCGGGACAGCACGCGATCGGCGTCGGCGCGATCGGCGTGCTGGCGACGGCGGGCGGTCAGGAGCAGAGCCGCCTGCTGCAAGCGCTTGAGGCGGGCGGCAAAGGCGTGCTGTCGATCGCCGCGACGACCGCGACCGCCGGGGTGATTGTGTCGGTGGTGACGCTGACCGGGCTGGGGATTAAGATCTCCGGCATCATCGTCGATCTGTCGGCGGGCTATCTCTTCCTGACGATCCTGTACGCGGCGCTGGCCGTGTGGGTGCTTGGGCTTGCGGTGCCGGTCACGGCCTCGTACATCATCGCGGCGGTGATGATCGTGCCCGCGCTGACGAGCGTCGGGGTCAACGAGGCGGCGGCGCATATGTTCATCTTCTACTACGCGGTGCTGGCGGATGTGTCGCCGCCCACTGCGCTCGCGCCCTTCGCCGCAGCCGCGCTGACCGGCGGCAATCCGTTCAGGACGACGATGCTGGCCTGGAAGTATTGTCTGCCCGCGTTTCTGGTGCCGTTTATGATCACGCTCAGCCCTGAGGGCGCGAGCCTGCTGATGATCGGCGATGCGTCGGTGATCGGCTGGACCTTCTTCACGGCCTGTCTTGCGGTGGCGGGGCTGGCGGTGGCCTTCGGCGGCTACTTCGTGCGGCAGGCCAATATCGTGGAGCGGGCGCTGGCGGGCCTGGGCGGTCTGGCGCTGCTCTACGCCGATCTGCGCTTCGATGCGGTCGGGCTGTCGCTGCTGGTTGTGATGGCGGCGCTTCATCTGCTGCGCGTGCGACGCACGGCGGCTCCGGTGCAGGTGTAGGGCGATGCCGCGATATATCACGCCCCAACGGAAACGCATCGATGCACGCCGAACTACCGCCGGGCGATGAGCGGATCGCGCTCGCGGGGCAAGGCGTACCACACATCGTCGCAGGCGCGCAGATCGTCGTCGTCCAGCGTTAGATCGACGCCGCGCAAACTATCCTCAAGCTGCTCCGGCTTGCTCGCGCCGATGATATGCTTGCGGCTGAGGCCCTGGTCGTTCGGCCCCGTGCCCATCGCACCGCCGCACTTGGTCGCCAGCACGATCCGCTCGCGGGCACCGCGCTCCCTGAGCCACCGCTCAACTGCTTGATCTTCATGTGTTGCGCCCTGTGAGGCCCTCACCCCCTGCCCCCTCTCCGCTGCGGCAGGCGAGGGGGAACCTACCAGCCCGCACGCTTGTGCCTTCTCCGGCAGCAATAGGCGACAACAGGAGAGGGGGTGGCTCACACTCATCCCCTCTCCTATGCCGCAGGCGATGGGAGAGGGATGGCGCGCAAGCGCCGGGGTGAGGGCTTCACTCCCCATCGCCAAGCTGCGCCAGCAGCCTGCCCGCCTCCTCATACGCGACCTTGTACGTGTAGTCCGGCGGCCCGTCGCACGTCGCCAGCCTGCGCGCCTCGTGGGCGTGATTGAGCGCCGTTGTCCTGTCGCCCGCCTCTGGCGCCATCTGTGCCAGGAACAGATTGACATCCGCGCCTTGCAGCACGTAGCCGCTCCGCTCAGTGATCATCAGCGCCTCGTTAGCGAGACTCAGTGCTTCCTCACGGTGCTCCTGCGCCGTTCGCAGCTTGGCGAGTTCGAGGAGAATGTCGGCCTCAGTTTCTACAAGGTTGATGGTTCGGCAACGAGTCAATGCCTCAGTTAGGTGTTGATCGGCTTCTGAAAAATTACCATTGACCCGATGTGCCGCACCGAGTAGCCAGTAGGCACGGATATAGTCGCGTTCGGAAGGATACAAAGTCTTGGCTGTTTCATTAGCGAGTTCTAGTGCATGTTGTGATGCACAAAGAGCAGTTTCAAGGTCATTTATTAACAAAGCCATTTGAGCACGGTAAGCCCAAACAATGCAAAGGGATTGAGGTTCTTGGCGCGTCTCAAAGCCTCGCAAAGCCATATCGAACTCACCTTTTGCAGCTTTCCAAGTACCCCGGTAAGCTGATAATCGTCCTAAATACTGATACCCAACTGCTTCACCAAATTTATCCTTGATCTCCTGACTTAAGGTAATACTACGTCGCAGATTCACTTCTGCCTCACGAAATGCACCGATCTTCAACTGATCATCAGCCAAGTTAGTAAGACCAACAACAAGATTCCTCTTTCGCCCTTGCTTGTCACGAATCGCGATCTGCTTCTTAGAAAGTGGAATTGCATGATGGGATTGTCCTATCAGGGCATAACTATTCCCCAATTCGTTCAACGCCCACGCCTGATCGCTCTTGCGCCTCACACGTGGAAGCGAATCCTCGCCATCAGGAAATAATCTGCGCAGTAGTTCAATCCGTAACTGATATGCACCAAATTGATAGAAAGTAGCTCGGTTGATCTGTTTATAAAACAGATCACAAGCTGCATCATACTGCCTTGCCTGTACCATGTGATGATATAGCTCGATTACTGGCGAAAGTTCCTCAAGCCGTTGTACTCGCTCTGGTAATGGTATCGCTGCAAAGTGATCTTGTAATTGGTTATGCGTTGCAATACGTTCATCATTATTCAGCCGATCGTAGGCGTAGCGCCGCACGATTGGGTGCAAGTCAAAGAGATTTTTCTGCTGATCGCGCTGCAACAGACCACGAGCGATGAGATTATGAAG
Protein-coding sequences here:
- a CDS encoding heavy metal translocating P-type ATPase; the protein is MHHKLRTFMRDNPIPFIALLGLLGGVIARWGVGQPQIASWIWMATLALGGAPLVWETLRGMLRGQFASDVVAMLAISTAVVMGEYFAGIVIVLMQSGGEALENYALRRASSSLDRLLARAPRVATRKTDEGLQEIDVAEVCVGDTLIVRPGDLIPVDGSLLSERADIDEAALTGEALAEGKQPGDRLLSGSVNVGSAFEMRADKLSEESQYAKIVQLVRKAQEEKPAIQRLADRYAVWFTPLTLAMCGVAWALTGDPRTILSVLVVATPCPLILATPIAIIGGINRAAEAGIIVKGGVAIEQIGQARTVVFDKTGTLTYGTPVIERVVPFNGVAPDGLLYKAGSVEQLSSHVLGRILAQTAQEQCGSLALPTNFRETPGRGVEGEIEGQHVMVGSPRFLAERLGTGELRASDKAGFGHGLTALIAIDRQPAGAIQFNDQIRPGVPELMHRLRELGVRRTVMLTGDHVENAEVIARAAGIDQSQANLLPQDKVAALEALKQRSALIVMVGDGINDAPALATATVGVALGAHGTGISAEAADIVLLVDDVTKVGDAVAIGQRMLRIAKQSIYVGLGLSFACMVVASFGLIPPTIGALLQEAIDVAVILNALRAR
- the nth gene encoding endonuclease III, which encodes MHRSDFDIHAAMQALHATMPDYPAPLIDGTNANSQTPFRILIATILSLRTKDTLTAVVAPRLFAAADTPETMLALREEQIAELIYPVGFYRTKARSIREVCALLLAHHGGKVPADLDALLALPGVGRKTANLVLTMGFDLPGICVDTHVHRITNRWGYIQTKTPEETEFALRDTLPPEHWTAINGLLVTLGQNICHPTSPRCSICPVAAYCARVGVTRSR
- a CDS encoding response regulator transcription factor, with protein sequence MAVVAAKGPEMSQQRISVVVADDHPVVRSGIVYELSRQPDIQVLGAAENGDMALHLARTLQPQVLVLDLSMPGLRTVDVVRQTRALPSPPRILILTAHSEIEAVLALLNIGVTGYLLKDEDPEMISAAVRSVAHGERSLSPAIAAGVVDHTLSAATSPTLALSARELEVLRVLAQAKSNHEIALALDMSERTVRYYLRNIYDKLHVSGRSEALAWAIHHGLDKR
- a CDS encoding TAXI family TRAP transporter solute-binding subunit, which produces MVSRLTTLICGLLMLVLAACGTPAGETSTGTTASPAAATSSAATQTTATQSATTAPAAGAAGQGPCTPEAASAPAPDPPILVIGTGNTGGVFFPYGGGIARVLTAKLPKAQVTVEETGGSVDNMKLIKAGDADLGLSTVDSAYDALLGQGAYTDTGPIPACTLIVLYQSFVHVVARDGTGISTVEDMKGKTVSVGSAGSSTEGAADRILEAAGLNPKGDITRENLSVADSVAAMKDGKIDAFFWIGGLPTGAVTDLVNTPNVKVAFIPTEQYVKSLTDKYGPVYTSFALPAGTYAGFDQDVPGIGIGNILFANASMNEQLAYDIVKTLFDNLADVQTSHPEAKKLALEAAAVGSSIPLHPGAIKFYQEKGVYKP
- a CDS encoding TRAP transporter fused permease subunit; amino-acid sequence: MTKVYDPAASDPADVIEPISEEKVSQIIEEFESESQTRQIGGAWRVLAGILAAGLSVYALYWTQFNITTQVYRASFLMLALVLSFIFYPTFKRAPRGFAVLDGVLALLAVASLTFLILNYEAALQRTVNPTPMEIWMGGILILLVLEATRRTTGWILPATAIIFLLYAYFGRSFPPPFQHRGQTIARIIGKNYLTLEGVFGVPLDVAATFIVLFTIYGAVLEYSGAGKFFLDWSFAALGKSRSGAGPGRTVTAAGFLLGTVSGSGVATTVTLGSLAWPMLRKAGYDRNTAGGILSAAGIGALLSPPTLGAAAFLIAEYLEVSYLRVLIFATIPTVLYYLSCLLMIEADSRRMHTQPVPFESLSLWELTRKYGYHFSSLFTIVVLMAIGMTPFMAVFWSIVVAFALSFLQPETRLTSLRALAAGGAVAAALYLLQMFGALPLLGVPAQRLSTVAFWGVIAAAVVSTLQVIRSRLSRRDALETSVAGQHAIGVGAIGVLATAGGQEQSRLLQALEAGGKGVLSIAATTATAGVIVSVVTLTGLGIKISGIIVDLSAGYLFLTILYAALAVWVLGLAVPVTASYIIAAVMIVPALTSVGVNEAAAHMFIFYYAVLADVSPPTALAPFAAAALTGGNPFRTTMLAWKYCLPAFLVPFMITLSPEGASLLMIGDASVIGWTFFTACLAVAGLAVAFGGYFVRQANIVERALAGLGGLALLYADLRFDAVGLSLLVVMAALHLLRVRRTAAPVQV